Proteins co-encoded in one Ruegeria sp. YS9 genomic window:
- the rpoZ gene encoding DNA-directed RNA polymerase subunit omega — protein MARVTVEDCVDKVPNRFELVMLAAHRAREISAGAAITVDRDNDKNPVVSLREIADETQSADELRERLIEANQTQIEVDEPEEDQMALLMGAETDKPAMDDMSEEKLLRALMEAQGQG, from the coding sequence ATGGCCCGCGTGACGGTTGAAGATTGCGTAGACAAGGTTCCAAACCGGTTCGAGCTGGTGATGCTCGCCGCCCATCGGGCGCGTGAGATTTCCGCCGGTGCAGCGATTACCGTTGACCGCGACAACGACAAGAACCCTGTCGTGTCTCTGCGTGAGATCGCCGACGAAACCCAAAGCGCGGACGAGCTGCGCGAGCGCCTGATCGAGGCCAACCAGACCCAGATCGAGGTTGATGAGCCCGAAGAAGATCAGATGGCGCTGCTGATGGGTGCCGAAACGGACAAACCCGCCATGGACGACATGTCCGAAGAGAAGCTCCTGCGCGCTCTGATGGAGGCTCAAGGGCAGGGGTAA